The Pseudarthrobacter sulfonivorans genome includes a window with the following:
- a CDS encoding GNAT family N-acetyltransferase, translating to MRDDDWPAVHRIYAEGIATGHATFETEAPGWEQFNTSRLPRHRLVAEEAVRGILGWAAVSPVSTRPVYSGVVEHSVYVAAQARGLGVGAALLRALAESTEAGGIWTIQASVFPENEASLKLHLANGYTVVGRRHRIARMTNGPLTGQWRDTVLIERRSPIL from the coding sequence ATGCGCGATGATGATTGGCCGGCCGTCCACCGGATCTACGCTGAAGGAATCGCCACCGGTCACGCCACGTTCGAAACGGAAGCGCCCGGCTGGGAACAATTCAACACCTCACGACTCCCCCGCCACCGGCTCGTCGCCGAGGAAGCTGTGCGCGGGATCCTTGGTTGGGCTGCTGTTTCCCCGGTTTCCACCCGCCCCGTGTACTCGGGCGTGGTGGAACACTCCGTTTACGTCGCGGCCCAAGCACGCGGCCTCGGCGTCGGGGCAGCGCTGCTGCGGGCCTTGGCAGAATCCACCGAGGCTGGCGGGATCTGGACCATCCAAGCCAGTGTCTTTCCCGAGAACGAAGCCAGTCTCAAGCTCCACCTCGCCAACGGCTACACCGTCGTCGGGCGGAGACACCGTATCGCCCGGATGACCAACGGACCGCTCACTGGACAGTGGCGCGACACAGTCCTGATCGAACGCCGCTCCCCCATCCTCTGA
- a CDS encoding ArsR/SmtB family transcription factor: MKTLPVLDPITDEACCTPAGQPALGAEEAKQKALVFKALADPNRLRLLSIVKAESSGESCVCDLTDPLDLGQPTVSHHLKILVDAGLLHREKRGTWAYYSLVPGALERTAGLLAAL, encoded by the coding sequence ATGAAAACGCTGCCCGTTCTCGATCCGATCACGGACGAAGCTTGCTGCACCCCGGCAGGACAGCCCGCCCTTGGCGCAGAAGAGGCCAAGCAGAAGGCCCTGGTCTTCAAAGCCCTGGCCGACCCGAACCGGCTGCGGCTGCTGTCCATTGTCAAGGCCGAATCCTCCGGTGAATCCTGCGTCTGCGACCTGACCGACCCGCTGGACCTGGGCCAGCCCACGGTCTCCCACCACCTGAAAATCCTGGTGGACGCCGGTCTGCTGCACCGCGAAAAGCGCGGAACCTGGGCCTATTACTCCCTGGTTCCCGGGGCCTTGGAGCGGACAGCCGGACTCCTGGCGGCGCTGTGA
- a CDS encoding aquaporin, whose product MTSHQPPLWRRAVAELLGTGLLVSIVVGSGIAAQQLSPNDVGLQLLQNSTATVLGLTVLILILGPVSGAHFNPVVSLVDWVLGRRSGTGLTLPDLGTYLVAQTVGAIGGSVVANAMFEVGTSISVTDRATTGHLLGEVVATAGLVLLIFALAATNRGVLAAPAVGAYIGAAYWFTSSTSFANPAVTVGRIFSDTFAGIAPASVPGFVAAQLIGAAVGLGLLVVLFPSAARSADDVVLAHSSVTTTS is encoded by the coding sequence ATGACTTCACATCAGCCGCCGCTGTGGCGCCGCGCCGTCGCCGAACTCCTCGGCACCGGCCTGCTCGTATCCATCGTCGTCGGCTCCGGGATCGCGGCACAGCAACTCTCTCCGAACGACGTCGGCCTGCAGTTGCTCCAGAACAGCACCGCCACCGTCCTGGGTTTGACCGTATTGATCCTCATACTCGGACCCGTCAGCGGTGCGCATTTCAACCCAGTAGTCTCGCTCGTGGACTGGGTCCTGGGTCGGCGCAGCGGAACCGGGCTGACCCTGCCGGACCTCGGTACATACCTGGTTGCCCAAACCGTTGGTGCAATAGGCGGCAGCGTGGTCGCGAACGCCATGTTTGAGGTGGGAACCTCAATCTCGGTCACCGACCGCGCCACCACAGGGCACCTCCTGGGCGAGGTCGTCGCCACCGCGGGCCTCGTCCTGCTGATCTTCGCACTGGCCGCCACCAACCGGGGCGTCCTCGCAGCCCCCGCCGTGGGTGCCTACATCGGCGCCGCGTACTGGTTCACGTCCTCGACGTCGTTCGCCAACCCCGCCGTGACGGTCGGCCGCATCTTCAGCGACACCTTCGCCGGGATCGCGCCGGCTTCTGTACCCGGCTTCGTCGCCGCTCAGCTGATCGGGGCGGCAGTAGGCCTCGGGCTCCTCGTCGTCCTGTTCCCCTCCGCCGCCCGCAGCGCGGACGACGTAGTCCTTGCGCACTCCTCAGTAACGACCACCTCCTAG
- a CDS encoding helix-turn-helix domain-containing protein, with product MNTDPVEDFRARVAKHAALADPARLRIVDLLTLGDLSPTELQADLGMPSNLLSHHLRTLEGAGLAIRHRSEADRRRSYFRLAAGALEGLVPGAEYGASRVLFVCTRNSARSQLAAALWNQISGIPSTSAGTHPADSIARGAIDVARRHGVALADLPPRRLDEVAHDDDFVVTVCDNAHEEIPNLGGIHWSVPDPLRLNTEDAFEGAFTDISRRISDLAPRLHAA from the coding sequence ATGAATACTGACCCAGTTGAGGACTTTCGGGCGCGGGTCGCAAAGCATGCCGCCCTCGCCGATCCCGCGCGGCTGCGCATCGTGGACCTGCTGACTCTGGGCGACCTTTCCCCCACGGAACTTCAAGCTGACCTCGGGATGCCCTCTAACCTGCTGTCCCACCACCTGCGCACACTGGAAGGAGCGGGTCTGGCGATCCGCCACCGCTCAGAGGCGGACAGGCGGCGCAGCTACTTCCGGCTTGCCGCCGGGGCGCTCGAAGGGCTGGTGCCGGGGGCTGAGTATGGGGCCAGTCGTGTCCTCTTCGTGTGCACGCGGAACAGCGCCCGGTCGCAACTGGCCGCCGCGCTCTGGAATCAGATCAGCGGAATCCCCTCGACCTCGGCCGGAACTCATCCCGCGGACAGTATTGCCCGGGGGGCCATTGATGTAGCCCGCCGCCACGGCGTCGCTCTTGCAGACCTTCCCCCGCGCCGGCTCGATGAGGTGGCGCACGATGATGACTTCGTCGTGACCGTGTGTGATAACGCTCACGAGGAAATTCCCAATCTGGGAGGGATCCACTGGTCCGTTCCGGATCCGCTCCGACTGAACACTGAGGACGCCTTCGAAGGCGCCTTCACTGACATCTCCCGCCGCATCAGCGACCTCGCGCCCCGCCTGCACGCCGCTTGA
- a CDS encoding arsenate reductase ArsC, with amino-acid sequence MSTETAKKPSVLFVCVHNAGRSQMAAAFLTTLSKGGIEVRSAGSQPADKVNPAAVEAMAELGIDMSAEIPKVLTTEAVKESDVVITMGCGDECPYFPGKRYEDWVLEDPAGQGVDAVRPIRDEIKTRIEGLIDSLIPAAK; translated from the coding sequence GTGAGCACCGAAACCGCCAAGAAGCCCTCCGTCCTGTTCGTCTGCGTCCACAACGCCGGCCGCTCCCAGATGGCAGCCGCCTTCCTGACCACCCTTTCGAAGGGTGGCATTGAGGTTCGTTCCGCCGGATCGCAGCCCGCAGATAAGGTCAACCCGGCCGCCGTCGAGGCCATGGCCGAACTGGGTATCGACATGTCTGCCGAGATCCCGAAGGTCCTCACCACCGAGGCCGTCAAGGAGTCCGACGTCGTGATCACCATGGGCTGCGGCGACGAATGCCCCTACTTCCCCGGCAAGCGCTACGAGGACTGGGTCCTGGAGGATCCCGCCGGGCAGGGCGTAGACGCCGTCCGCCCCATCCGCGACGAGATCAAGACGCGCATCGAAGGGCTCATCGACTCGCTGATCCCGGCCGCCAAGTAA
- a CDS encoding FAD-dependent oxidoreductase has protein sequence MDPVNNFPVAVIGAGPVGLATAAHLLERGLEPLIFEAGPTAGSAIEQWRHIRLFSPWRFNLDAAALRLLEGAGWVAPRLTALPYGGELIDNYLAPLAATPEISSRLQTSARVIAVTRQGMDKTHVRDRETTPFTVRVEHDGGEVRDHTVAAVIDASGTWSTRNPLGTSGLPAIGEDTAAARISSPLPDVTGRDRATFANRRVLVVGAGHSAANTLINLADLAKEEPGTTILWAVRGASAEKVYGGGEADGLPARGQLGARLRRLVEAGTIELRTGFGISSLKTLETHVSVEAADGRTLDADVIIPCTGFRPDLDILRELRLNLDPAVEAPVELGPLIDPEFHSCGTVQPHGAKLLAHPEKDFYIVGMKSYGRAPTFLLATGYEQVRSVAAALSGDQAAADTVHLELPETGVCSTDAGTSCDVPAASTADTDGSAESGCCAAPEPVLVGFPTGLAHGRSGEH, from the coding sequence ATGGATCCAGTAAATAACTTTCCCGTCGCCGTCATCGGCGCCGGCCCTGTGGGACTGGCCACCGCAGCCCACCTGCTCGAACGCGGCCTCGAGCCGCTGATCTTCGAGGCAGGCCCGACGGCGGGATCCGCCATCGAACAGTGGCGCCACATCCGGCTGTTCTCACCCTGGCGGTTCAACCTCGACGCCGCGGCCCTGCGTTTGCTGGAAGGCGCCGGCTGGGTGGCCCCCCGCCTGACGGCACTCCCGTACGGCGGGGAACTGATCGACAATTACCTCGCCCCGCTGGCCGCAACCCCGGAGATCTCCTCCCGCCTCCAGACCAGCGCACGCGTCATCGCCGTTACACGCCAGGGCATGGACAAAACCCACGTCCGGGACCGCGAAACCACACCCTTTACCGTCCGCGTCGAACACGACGGCGGAGAAGTGCGCGACCACACCGTGGCCGCCGTGATCGATGCGTCCGGCACCTGGTCCACGCGCAACCCGCTCGGAACCTCCGGGCTGCCCGCCATCGGCGAAGACACGGCCGCCGCCCGGATCTCCTCGCCCCTGCCGGACGTCACAGGGCGGGACCGTGCCACCTTCGCGAATCGTCGCGTCCTGGTCGTGGGAGCCGGGCACTCGGCCGCGAACACACTGATCAATCTGGCAGACCTCGCCAAGGAAGAACCCGGAACCACCATCCTGTGGGCCGTACGCGGAGCATCCGCTGAAAAGGTCTACGGCGGCGGAGAGGCTGACGGCCTGCCCGCCCGCGGCCAACTAGGCGCCCGGCTCCGCCGACTCGTTGAGGCCGGAACCATCGAACTGCGCACCGGCTTTGGCATCTCCTCACTGAAGACCCTGGAGACCCACGTGAGCGTCGAAGCCGCCGACGGACGCACCCTGGACGCCGACGTCATCATCCCTTGCACAGGCTTCCGGCCGGACTTGGACATCCTGCGCGAGCTCCGGCTCAACCTTGACCCCGCCGTCGAGGCGCCGGTCGAGCTGGGTCCGCTGATCGACCCCGAATTCCATTCCTGCGGCACGGTCCAGCCGCATGGCGCCAAGCTTCTCGCCCACCCGGAAAAGGACTTCTACATCGTCGGCATGAAGTCCTATGGCCGTGCGCCGACCTTCCTGCTAGCTACCGGCTACGAACAGGTCAGGTCCGTCGCCGCGGCACTCTCCGGCGACCAGGCCGCGGCGGACACTGTCCACCTTGAACTGCCCGAAACCGGGGTATGCTCCACCGACGCCGGCACCAGCTGCGACGTCCCCGCGGCTTCAACAGCAGACACTGACGGATCAGCGGAGAGCGGCTGTTGCGCCGCCCCGGAGCCGGTCCTCGTTGGATTCCCCACCGGGCTGGCTCACGGCCGCTCCGGGGAACACTGA
- a CDS encoding arsenate reductase ArsC, whose translation MTEHQKTTLGLQDNTEILHRISERLAERFTGVFAVETVERYVFESYTALARTAKISAYLPATTEHFANDRLAALAKSKGSVVSEVPEVLFVCVQNAGRSQMAAALLNVEAKGRIRVRSAGSMPAAELDPTVVTVMSEMGLDLGKDYPKPLTDDVVRASDVVITMGCGDSCPIYPGKRYEDWDLTDPAGQSLETVRVIRDEIQARIKTLVGSLLAAEQKEDTNS comes from the coding sequence ATGACCGAACACCAGAAAACGACGCTGGGATTGCAGGACAATACTGAAATCCTGCACCGGATAAGCGAACGCCTCGCCGAGCGTTTCACCGGGGTGTTCGCCGTCGAGACGGTCGAACGCTACGTCTTCGAGTCCTACACGGCCTTGGCCCGGACAGCGAAGATCAGCGCCTACCTGCCTGCCACCACGGAACACTTCGCCAACGACCGGCTGGCCGCCCTGGCCAAATCCAAAGGGTCGGTGGTCTCCGAGGTCCCGGAGGTCCTGTTCGTTTGCGTGCAGAACGCCGGCAGGTCACAAATGGCTGCCGCGCTGCTCAACGTTGAAGCCAAGGGCAGGATCCGCGTCCGGTCGGCAGGCTCCATGCCGGCAGCTGAGCTGGATCCAACCGTTGTGACTGTAATGTCCGAAATGGGCTTGGACCTGGGCAAGGACTATCCGAAGCCACTCACGGACGACGTCGTGCGGGCATCTGACGTCGTCATCACCATGGGTTGCGGTGACTCATGCCCCATCTACCCCGGGAAACGCTATGAAGACTGGGACCTGACCGACCCCGCCGGTCAGTCCCTGGAGACGGTCCGGGTCATTCGCGACGAAATCCAGGCGCGCATCAAAACCCTCGTCGGCTCACTCCTGGCCGCAGAACAGAAAGAAGACACCAACTCATGA
- a CDS encoding low molecular weight phosphatase family protein: protein MTESTKTPRILFVCSKNGGKSQLAAGLMRDLAGDDVTVYSAGTKPGSCLNNEAVESLNELGIDITGEHPKPVTDEVLDAVDVVIVLGTEAKLEPREGTRFETWETDEPSTRGIEGTERMRLVRDDINARVRKLHAELTGN from the coding sequence ATGACCGAAAGCACCAAGACTCCCCGTATCCTGTTCGTCTGCAGCAAAAACGGAGGCAAGTCCCAACTCGCGGCCGGTCTCATGCGGGACCTCGCCGGCGACGACGTCACCGTCTACTCGGCAGGCACCAAACCGGGCAGCTGCCTGAACAACGAGGCCGTGGAATCCCTGAACGAACTCGGCATCGACATTACGGGGGAACACCCTAAGCCCGTCACCGACGAGGTGCTTGACGCCGTCGACGTCGTGATCGTTCTGGGCACCGAAGCCAAGCTCGAACCCCGCGAAGGCACGCGCTTCGAAACCTGGGAAACCGACGAACCTTCCACCCGCGGCATCGAAGGCACGGAGCGCATGCGCCTCGTCCGCGACGACATCAACGCCCGCGTCCGAAAGCTCCATGCGGAACTCACAGGGAACTAA
- a CDS encoding HpcH/HpaI aldolase/citrate lyase family protein, whose protein sequence is MTSPTATETLRPKRNIPAEIARSWLLVNAMKTDLFDQSAVSRADSIILDIEDAVDPSQKDEARGHVIDWLSGGGQAWVRINDATSPFWADDLAGLRGTPGLLGVMLAKTESADQVTESFHRMDGKTPVIPLVESAVGIEEANNIAKAQGAFRLAFGSGDFRRDTGMAATPEAMAYPRAKLVVASRVGNLPGPIDGPTVGTNHPILREQTGITVMMGMTGKLCLAIDQTNVINEVISPTPSDVAWATDFMSDFEANGRVIRDGSDLPRLGRAEKIMKLAVAFGVQPAL, encoded by the coding sequence ATGACGTCACCCACCGCCACCGAGACATTACGCCCCAAGCGCAACATCCCAGCAGAAATCGCCCGTTCGTGGCTTCTGGTCAACGCCATGAAAACCGACCTGTTTGACCAGTCGGCTGTTTCGCGCGCTGACTCGATCATCCTGGACATCGAGGACGCCGTGGACCCGTCGCAAAAGGACGAGGCGCGCGGGCACGTGATTGACTGGCTCAGCGGCGGCGGCCAGGCCTGGGTCCGCATCAACGATGCCACCAGCCCGTTCTGGGCCGATGACCTGGCAGGGCTGCGCGGTACGCCCGGGCTGCTCGGCGTGATGCTCGCCAAGACCGAATCAGCTGACCAGGTGACCGAAAGTTTCCACCGGATGGACGGCAAGACGCCCGTCATCCCGCTCGTGGAATCCGCTGTGGGTATCGAGGAAGCCAACAACATCGCCAAGGCCCAGGGCGCCTTCCGCCTGGCCTTCGGCTCCGGCGACTTCCGCCGAGACACCGGCATGGCGGCCACCCCCGAGGCCATGGCCTATCCGCGCGCGAAACTGGTGGTTGCCAGCCGCGTCGGCAACCTGCCCGGCCCCATTGACGGCCCCACCGTCGGCACCAACCACCCCATCCTGCGCGAGCAGACCGGCATCACCGTGATGATGGGCATGACCGGCAAGCTGTGCCTGGCCATCGACCAGACGAACGTCATCAACGAGGTCATCAGCCCCACCCCGTCGGACGTCGCCTGGGCCACGGACTTTATGTCCGACTTCGAGGCCAACGGCCGCGTCATCCGTGACGGCTCGGACCTGCCCCGCCTGGGCCGCGCCGAAAAGATCATGAAGCTCGCGGTAGCGTTCGGCGTGCAGCCCGCGCTGTAG
- a CDS encoding DUF2797 domain-containing protein: MTDTRYLVHGVFWDGDPAQTVRHDGGSPVLRLQSPSGDLREVSLAAGARLGFAVADHGRFCLGHYKVHSASSRDHVLCPARAPAVKGKQCERCFVLDDSRLIHDFHRGGRVPDGLRTYLLQDHWLYVATFAGGASKVGTASHLRKWNRLAEQGAVVARYVARAEDGRVVRLLEDMVTREAGLAQQVRSAAKAEALAGPLPAAALDGINERHAAAVRTLLGQAAVDGSSPEGFSIVDELWVRPAQAAGLCATTARHAYTHPLEQGKHGFGITALSGSNALASLAGTDAAFVVNLGRLAARTIVLGDFASEVPAVQEPLF, translated from the coding sequence GTGACCGATACCCGCTATCTGGTTCACGGGGTCTTTTGGGACGGCGACCCGGCGCAGACGGTAAGGCACGACGGCGGCAGCCCGGTTCTGCGCCTCCAGTCACCGTCCGGGGATCTCCGCGAGGTCAGCCTCGCGGCGGGCGCCAGGCTCGGTTTCGCGGTGGCCGATCACGGCAGGTTCTGCCTGGGGCATTACAAGGTCCACTCAGCCAGCAGCCGTGACCACGTCCTGTGCCCGGCCCGCGCCCCCGCCGTGAAGGGCAAGCAGTGCGAACGCTGCTTTGTGCTGGACGATTCCCGCCTTATCCACGATTTCCACCGGGGCGGCCGCGTTCCGGACGGGCTGCGAACTTATCTTCTGCAGGATCACTGGCTGTACGTGGCCACGTTCGCCGGCGGCGCCAGCAAGGTGGGCACGGCGTCCCACCTGAGGAAATGGAACCGGCTCGCGGAACAGGGAGCGGTGGTGGCGCGGTACGTTGCCAGGGCGGAGGACGGCCGCGTGGTTCGGCTCCTCGAGGACATGGTGACGCGCGAGGCCGGCCTGGCGCAGCAGGTCCGCTCCGCCGCCAAAGCCGAGGCCCTGGCGGGGCCATTGCCCGCGGCCGCCTTGGACGGCATCAATGAGCGGCACGCGGCCGCGGTCCGCACGCTGCTGGGCCAGGCCGCCGTCGACGGTTCCAGCCCAGAAGGTTTCAGCATCGTGGACGAACTATGGGTGCGGCCGGCGCAGGCGGCAGGGCTTTGCGCCACCACGGCGCGCCACGCCTACACGCATCCGTTGGAGCAGGGAAAGCACGGCTTCGGCATCACCGCGCTGAGCGGGAGCAACGCCCTCGCCAGCCTGGCCGGAACGGACGCGGCCTTTGTGGTGAACCTTGGCCGGCTGGCTGCCCGGACCATCGTCCTGGGGGACTTCGCCTCGGAGGTGCCGGCCGTGCAGGAACCGCTGTTCTGA
- a CDS encoding DUF3188 domain-containing protein, which produces MLKEFWESAPTSYKVLVFGAMGLIAVGIILNLIGNISGNQGLATASLPLIGLGLLLHIAGIVVRGQTIRKNLRK; this is translated from the coding sequence GTGCTCAAAGAATTCTGGGAGTCAGCGCCCACCTCGTACAAAGTCCTGGTCTTCGGCGCCATGGGCCTCATCGCCGTCGGAATCATCCTGAACCTGATCGGCAACATATCCGGAAACCAGGGCCTCGCCACTGCGTCACTGCCGCTGATTGGGCTAGGCCTCCTGCTGCATATCGCCGGGATTGTGGTGCGGGGCCAGACCATCCGGAAGAACCTCCGCAAGTAG
- a CDS encoding FAS1-like dehydratase domain-containing protein yields MTINPDLQGRSYPAAEVYDVGREKIREFARAVKATHPAHFDVEAAKALGHKDLVAPPTFAIIIAQRADAQLIEDPDAGIDFSRVVHADQRFIHHRPIFAGDRLVAELHVDGVRAMGGGAMITTRQEIFALTDGGNGPREAVATTTSSILVRGEGQ; encoded by the coding sequence ATGACTATCAATCCGGACCTGCAGGGCCGCAGCTACCCTGCCGCAGAGGTTTACGACGTCGGCCGCGAGAAGATCCGCGAGTTCGCCCGCGCGGTCAAGGCCACGCACCCAGCCCATTTTGACGTCGAGGCCGCGAAGGCCCTCGGACACAAGGATTTGGTGGCACCACCCACGTTCGCCATCATCATCGCCCAGCGCGCCGATGCCCAGCTGATCGAGGATCCGGACGCCGGCATCGACTTCTCCCGCGTGGTCCACGCCGACCAGCGCTTCATCCACCACCGCCCCATCTTCGCCGGCGACCGCCTCGTTGCCGAACTGCACGTTGACGGTGTCCGTGCCATGGGCGGCGGGGCCATGATCACCACCCGCCAGGAAATTTTCGCCCTGACCGACGGCGGCAACGGACCGCGCGAGGCAGTCGCCACCACCACGTCATCCATCCTCGTCCGCGGAGAGGGACAGTAA
- a CDS encoding MaoC family dehydratase translates to MSPSFHELSAGQDIGSRTIEVTRTDLVKYAGASGDFNPIHWNEAFATGVELPGVIAHGMFTMGAAVQLVTDWAGDPAAVVDFQTRFTKPVLVTDTTGTTDAGATIEVSGAIGKLDADAGTARVDLTVVAAGQKVLMKAQAVVRLS, encoded by the coding sequence ATGAGCCCCAGCTTCCACGAACTCAGCGCCGGCCAGGACATCGGCAGCCGCACCATCGAGGTCACCCGGACCGACCTGGTCAAGTACGCCGGCGCCTCCGGCGACTTCAACCCCATCCACTGGAACGAAGCCTTCGCCACCGGCGTGGAACTGCCCGGTGTGATCGCCCACGGCATGTTCACCATGGGTGCCGCCGTTCAGCTGGTGACCGACTGGGCAGGCGACCCCGCCGCCGTCGTCGACTTCCAGACCCGCTTCACCAAGCCGGTCCTGGTTACGGACACCACCGGAACCACGGACGCCGGGGCCACCATCGAGGTCAGCGGCGCCATTGGAAAGCTCGACGCCGATGCGGGCACCGCCCGCGTTGACCTCACCGTGGTCGCTGCCGGCCAGAAAGTGCTGATGAAGGCCCAGGCCGTCGTCAGGCTTTCATGA
- a CDS encoding MFS transporter gives MTVNTTAAAEVTAWRNAVVVAYAGSGLAFASWVSRLPAIRDGLDLTPGTVGLLLLCMTLGSFVSVSASGLIVLRLGSKRTIRTGAIMVACGMAITGFGTSVLATPVAVAVGLAVIGLGSASWSTASNVEGASVERAVGRHIMPRLHGAFSLGTVAGAGFGAWAAAASVPVFWHLAAAGVVVAVSVTTAAAWFRADVTPVAGERKYVPDNFEDPFTGPIPIVTAGAPADVSGAPLDNKRKIAEAWRDRRTLLLGVMVLGLALAEGAAGDWVALALADGHGQTDAAGAAGYGLFVTFMTIGRFAGTVVLDRFGRVPVMRWCAALAVLGLGLFVFAPVPWLAFVALAIWGLGASLGFPVGMSAAADDPAKAAARVSVVSTIGYGAFLCGPPLLGLLAEHVGILHSLLAVMVMLVATFLLSPVARKVT, from the coding sequence TTGACCGTCAACACAACTGCCGCTGCCGAGGTCACTGCCTGGCGCAATGCCGTGGTGGTTGCCTACGCCGGCAGTGGGCTGGCCTTCGCGTCCTGGGTTTCCCGGCTTCCGGCCATCCGCGACGGGCTGGACCTGACCCCCGGCACTGTCGGTTTGCTGTTGCTGTGCATGACCCTGGGATCGTTCGTCTCGGTGTCCGCGTCGGGGCTGATCGTGCTCCGTCTGGGCTCCAAACGGACCATCCGCACAGGCGCCATCATGGTGGCCTGCGGCATGGCCATCACCGGATTTGGAACGTCGGTCCTGGCCACGCCGGTCGCGGTGGCCGTGGGACTTGCCGTCATCGGGCTCGGCTCCGCCAGCTGGAGTACGGCCTCCAACGTCGAGGGCGCCTCCGTGGAACGCGCGGTGGGCCGGCACATCATGCCCAGGCTCCACGGCGCGTTCAGCCTCGGCACCGTGGCAGGTGCAGGCTTTGGCGCATGGGCCGCAGCTGCCTCCGTCCCGGTGTTTTGGCACCTGGCCGCCGCCGGCGTCGTGGTTGCCGTCTCGGTGACGACGGCGGCAGCCTGGTTCCGTGCGGATGTCACCCCGGTCGCGGGGGAGCGGAAGTATGTACCGGACAACTTCGAGGACCCGTTCACCGGACCCATCCCCATTGTCACCGCCGGCGCGCCGGCTGACGTTTCCGGGGCCCCGCTGGACAACAAGCGCAAGATCGCGGAGGCCTGGCGCGACCGGCGCACCCTGCTGCTGGGTGTCATGGTCCTGGGGCTTGCCTTGGCCGAAGGCGCAGCAGGGGACTGGGTAGCCCTGGCCCTCGCCGACGGGCACGGCCAGACCGACGCTGCCGGAGCCGCCGGCTACGGGCTCTTCGTGACGTTTATGACCATCGGACGCTTCGCCGGCACGGTGGTCCTGGACCGCTTCGGCCGCGTTCCGGTGATGCGCTGGTGCGCCGCGCTGGCAGTGTTGGGGCTCGGGCTCTTTGTGTTTGCCCCCGTTCCCTGGCTCGCCTTTGTGGCCCTGGCCATCTGGGGACTCGGCGCCTCACTGGGGTTCCCGGTGGGCATGTCGGCCGCGGCGGACGATCCCGCCAAGGCCGCGGCCCGCGTCTCCGTCGTGTCCACCATCGGCTACGGCGCCTTCCTATGCGGGCCCCCGTTGTTGGGGCTGCTGGCTGAACACGTGGGCATCCTGCACTCGCTGCTGGCCGTGATGGTGATGCTGGTGGCCACCTTCCTGCTCTCACCGGTGGCCCGGAAAGTTACCTAG